Part of the Triplophysa dalaica isolate WHDGS20190420 chromosome 23, ASM1584641v1, whole genome shotgun sequence genome is shown below.
GTATTTTACAATGACAGTCTGCTATCTGCCGGAGCTATTCTTAATAACGCTTAAGCTGCCCTTTCGTGGGCAACCGGATGGGAAAAAGAAGCTCACGTAGACATAAAGGTCCTATCAATCACATTACCCTTTGAGCAGGGCGGCAGTGTCCTTGTGTCCCCAAAAAGGCAAGTACGACAATGGCTGTCTTGTTAAATCGCAGACAAGAGGCGGAGGTTGCCATGCAGTGGATGTTAGTGGTCTAATAAGCAAATATTTATACACTATCATCAACAACTGAGTTGGCTCTACCTGTATAATCTGAGCTGCTTGCTCAGGTGTGCCGTGTCTCAGGTCATGCTCGTTGACGGTTAACACTCTGTCGTTGCTGCAAAGTCGTCCGTCTTTAGCGGCGAGCCCTCCCTCCAGCAAGTCCAGGATAAACACGCCTGCCTCGTCCGTCCGCCGCACCAGCTTGATCCCCAGCTGCTCGGATGATTCCCGCTTGTTCAGGGTAATGCGTATGCTAGTGGGGCTGCCCTTAGGCGTAGCAGTTGCCACCGGTGGCCTGGCAGAACAGCGGCGCTCCCTCAGAACCGTCAACTGCAGAGTGGCGCAGGGACGCGCCAGCGTGGAGCGAGCGTAGCTATGTGCCACGTTACTGATATCTACATTGTTCACCTGTACACAAATGGGTAGTGttgagaaaataaatgagtttGAAGGATTCATGATTTCAAGATGGCAGTTTGAATGGTAACAcgtagtttttttaaatatacatttttaggcTTTTTGACTTTAGATAGGACAGTGGAAAGGTGACAGGAATGAGACAGGGGAGCAGGACTGGCAAAGGACCGCACAAGTCGGGAATCGTATTCGGGTCAGCGCGAGTGTACCAACGCTATATGTCGGCGCACTAACCACCAGGCTACTGGCGCCGACAGGACATAGATTGtaacaatacattttgatgcaaaaatcacttttttaaaggtccagagtattaaatttagcagcatctatgCGGGGCTCCAAGAGAGAGTCCGGAAAAAACGAATTTGGACTAAAATTCAATTCTGTTTGAGACCTCTACGAGCCAAGCGTCACTGGTTTTATTCATCAAACGGTGTCCCATATAGCTCGGCCTCACAAAAGACTGTACTCTTACCTAGGGAGTCCAAGCCGCGTACAAGTCCAAGATGTTGttacgttttcacttctttgccaaagcataaaacatatttacgaTACGAGCTCGGTAGAatagtttgtccatttaggggttcagtagaaacaacatggtgaattctatGCAAGTGGaaccgcggtgtatgtagatagaaatagagttaaaaaagttaaaaatgaatgcttaaaaatgaacaaaaatctgtttttgttacaagtataaataataattgctATCCTTActtctatttttttaataaagatatgtagttaatgtgatttttcatagaaaaatgaaaattctgtcatcatttactcgccctcttgtcatgtaaatctgtatgagtttctttcctcggtagaacacaaaataatatatttttgtaaaaatattgtgGACCGAACGGCGATggcagccattcacttgcattggttttgtgtccatacaatagaagtgagtggctgtttggttatcaacattcttcaaaatatctccttttgtgttctgcagaagaaagaaagtcatgcaggattgaaatgacaagatggtgagtaaatgatgactatcGCTTTAAGAGATTctgcaattttatatttcaattagaGATGCTGATAAAGAGGCAAAAAAGATTGCAGCCCTATTGTTCATTTCTACATACTCAGATACAcccttttgacattttaaatgaccatttatcTAGAAAAACATGCTGTAAATTGTTGTTTGTTCATGTCACCCAATGTATTAACTTATGCTATTGAATTAATGCCTCATTGCACCGCTTGTATATGAAGATCATTTACGTAGATCAAATCTATTTGTGGAATGTGGTGAAACATGCACTGTATCTATTTAAACAGAAAGCTATTCAGCAGCCTTCACCAGCGTTCCTCAGAGATTGATGAAAGGCATCAGGGCTGTTCTGTAAATAGCAGTGAGATGCTTTTTTTAATCAGGACATTATTTTGGAACGTTGCTGGCAGTACCTGAAGTATTTGGTCGCCGGCCAGCAGCCTTCCATCCCGGGCTATAACACCATCACGGTACACCTCCTGTATGACCACGTTTATCAGCGGCGTCTCGTTTCCCCCAACAATACTTATGCCAAGCTCCATGTAAGGGTTTGAACGATGAACCTCAATGGTTGTGATTTCGCCCTCGGGTAGGGACGGAAGTTTCACACAACCTGAGGAACAGACGTATTGAACCAAGGTATAGTTTGATATATAAAGGTATAGGCTTagtttggaagtggatgtcagAGTTGTACCTTCTTCCGCAGAGAGAGGAAGACTTTCAACAAAGTCCCACCCCGAAGAGGCTGAACTACCAGTGCGTAGAAGATGGATGCAGGGGTTGCTAAGTGGGCGCTTCACGCGTGTAGGAGCGCATTCAAGACCATGGACAcctttgaaagaaaaaataaccaAGAAAGGTCCATTTTCATCACTAGCTATGGTCCAAAATTAGGATGCTGTTTTGTAGGCGGTAAGTTGTAGCAAAAGTGGGCTTACTGTCTTCTTCGGTGCTCTCTTCAAAAGCAGGGTTGTCTACCCCAGGCTCTTCCGTCCATGTAAGAACATTGTTGCATGCGTTTGATCCAGCAGGTGGTGATGGAGTACCTTCCTTTATCTCATTTTGGGGGGATTTGGGTGGGTTGGTCGCCATAACCTTGTCCTCGCTTGCTTCCATCTGTGTCTCTTCAAGCTTTGTTCGCTGACTCTGTGTTCCAGGACACCTGCATCCACATACAgtagacacaaacatgcataaacACAGTGACTCCAAAATACACATGGAAGTCTTGGTAATAAGAAGTGTGAATCTAGAGAAAAACAGGCATcaaatttgtttacttttttacagAACAATCTAGGtttgctctttattttttacacttcAACGTCTATTTTTGCCTTTGACATTATTTGGGAGgatttcaacattttaatttacaaaactaGACTGTCCTACAGTTAATGGCTCTCATTAATTACTTTACGCCCCAATGGGGACAAATACCTGTAGGACAATCTTACACGCTGAGGTCTCACAGTTTAATGCGAAAGCATCAGAGTGTCAACCAAGCTAAGAGAAGATAGCTAATGCTGGCAATGACTCTTAGCCTTCCCTTTGGAAGGTGTTTAAGCTTTGGTAAAGTTAATCTTCCCGTGGACTTCAGTGCCCTTTATTGACAACATAAATAACACATTCTTGCAACAATAATACAATCATCTACGGAGAGAACAAATGATCTTACAACAAACTCTGCAAACTTGTGTTCATTCttagaaaaacaaatcatttatccTGTTTTGTGTTGGTGAACTAACACTACTTTGAACTACTCAACAGACATTTGGCTTCTGACTCCAGACTTGACACCAAACCCTTCGCAGGCCAAGACTTTGAATTCATCCAAAGGCACCACCATCAAGCCAAACTTTTACACTGAAACTAATCTCAAATCTATATCGATCTTCGACAAAACATACTGCAGTCTTgccaaatctttaaaaatactATGCTGGACTCACCATAGTTCTGGGTTACCCTTGGCGGTCTCGCAGAAGAAATGGTTAAACAGATTTCTAGAGTTGAAGTTTCCTAGCATGGCTGCAGGGAAAATGAAACTGGTGCTGGTCAGCTCATGACACGGGGCTGACTAATCTCTCATCACATGACAAAGGGGCAAATAATCCCCAGATGGGATGTCAGATCAACCCCAGCCGGCAATAAAGTGACTCTGGAGTAACTGGAGCCTCGTCTGCGGAGCATCAGCACTACTTCAGCCGAGTCT
Proteins encoded:
- the lnx2a gene encoding ligand of Numb protein X 2a isoform X2 gives rise to the protein MLGNFNSRNLFNHFFCETAKGNPELWCPGTQSQRTKLEETQMEASEDKVMATNPPKSPQNEIKEGTPSPPAGSNACNNVLTWTEEPGVDNPAFEESTEEDSVHGLECAPTRVKRPLSNPCIHLLRTGSSASSGWDFVESLPLSAEEGCVKLPSLPEGEITTIEVHRSNPYMELGISIVGGNETPLINVVIQEVYRDGVIARDGRLLAGDQILQVNNVDISNVAHSYARSTLARPCATLQLTVLRERRCSARPPVATATPKGSPTSIRITLNKRESSEQLGIKLVRRTDEAGVFILDLLEGGLAAKDGRLCSNDRVLTVNEHDLRHGTPEQAAQIIQASGERVNLLISRSSKQTMAVHTGSTLTRDIWCHDHVAPLPSTATPSPVPSLHLARSSTQRDLSQCVTCKEKHITVKKEPHESLGMTVAGGRGSKSGELPIFVTSVQPHGCLSRDGRIKRGDVLLSINGQDLTDLSHGEAVGTLKSSAASCSVQLKALEVSTVEEPGPEEELLPPHENDYDTSWSPSWVMWLGLPSYLHGSHEIVLRRSHPGSWGFSIVGGYEENHSNQAFFIKTIVLGTPAYYDGRLKCGDMIVAVNSLSTAGMSHSALVPMLKEQRSRVALTVVSWPGSLI